Within Marispirochaeta aestuarii, the genomic segment CCGAGCTCTATCATGAACGGGACGACACCCGTCTCCTTCATGAGCCAGGTATCCCGGAGGAGGCTTTTCTTTTCGCTTATTGTGTAATTAGTTTTCATATCATAATCCCTTTATTTTAATGATAATCATACCGTTGTAAGATTATCATTGATTAAAAAATATCATTTACGCAAAAAAACCAAGATACTTGGCATCTTCAGATATAGGAAAACATTCGTGTGAATCACTGCTATCGAAATAGATGGAATCACCAGGATTTAAAATGTATTTCTTATCCTTTATCCTAACACACAAAATCCCTTCAATAAGGTAAATAAACTCTTGTCCATCATGTGAATCATTATGGGTCCGAACATTTTTCTTATTTGCATTATAAAGAAAGGCCTGAATTTTATTTTCTTTGTGCTCAGTAGCATAAGGGAAGATATCAAATCCTTTTTCCGTTCGTATAAAGCTTTTTTCTGCTTTATCCTTATTTGTCAAAACAACGTTAGTCGGGCTTTCTTCCTCTAAAATACTTTGAATATTTGTATTTAATGCCTTTGCTATTTTGAACAAAGTACCGGCTGAAGGGAAAATCTTGTCGTTCTCTATTTTTGATATAAGACTCACAGAGAATCCGCTATTTTTAGCAACATCTTTAAGAGTATATTTAAGCTGCTTCCGTAGTTTTCTTATTCTTTTTCCAATACGAAGCTCTTTTTCCTCTACGGTTGTCGTTAACATGCTATCTCACCCACAAAAATCTTTCTGTTAATTATTATGAATAGATGGAGCACAGGACACTTCTTTAATAATTTGTATCTCACAGATACCTCCATATCTAGATTAATAACTTATTCCGCAAGTTTCAGTATGTTAATAATGTCATCTTTTCCAAGTGAAACAACATTCCCTACAGAACCATTACGGCCATACAAGGTCTTTACAGCTATCTCATTAAAGTTATCTTCGCCTATACCTATGTGTTTTAATTTTGTTGGTAATCCAAGAAATGTGAAAAAACTCTCAAGACGGTTTATACCTTCCATAATTGTTTCTTTTGGATTTTCAAAATTTTGATCAATATTCCAAACCCTGACAGCAAATTGAAGAAATTTCTCTGATAGTTTCTCTTGAACATATTTTGCCCATGCTGGAAAAATAATTGCAAGTCCAGCACCATGTGCCACATCATTTATACTAGACAACTCATGTTCAATAAAATGAGATCCAAAGTCCCCAATACGTCCAGTACTTAGCAAATTATTATGCGCTATTGTGGATGCCCACATAATCTCAGCTCTAGCATTATAATCTTTTGGATTTTTACTGACTATATAGGCGTTGTTTATTACAGTCTTCATCGTGGCTTCACATAGTCTGTCTGTAAAATCGACATTTTTTATATTTGTAAAATATCGCTCCATTACATGTGACAGAATGTCTGCAATTCCACATGCAGTTTGATATTTTGATAAAGTGAATGTTAATTCCGGATTCATGAAAGTGAATGACGGTCGATTCATTTCCATATTTAGAGGACGTTTCAACATGCCTTCTTCATTTGTTATAACTGAACTATGTGAGGCCTCACTACCAGCAGCAGGAATAGTTAATACTGATCCTACTCCAAGTTTTTTTTCTGGAGTTGCTTCGCCAGAATAGAAATTCCAAACATCTCCACTGTATGGTACTCCGACGGCTATTGCTTTAGCAGAATCAATAACACTTCCTCCACCAACTGCGAGTACAAAATTCAGATCATTCTCTCGGCATATTTTTATGCCCTCTCGAACAAGACTAAGTCTTGGATTAGGCTGAACCCCACCCAACTCAATAAATCTTATTTTCTCAGATTTAAGAGAATGTACAATTCTATCATATAATCCATTCTTTTTTATACTTCCTCCGCCATAATGTAAAAGGCATGACGAAGAATGCTTCTTGACTTCTTTTCCAACATGTTCCTCGACATCTTTACCAAAAATTATTTTTGTTGGATTTAAAAACTCAAAATTATTCATCCTAAAGCCTCATTTAAGTAACAATCATTTTTGTCTTGCATAATCTAAATAGAAAATTATTTTTCTATTTTAGCCTCAATTGTATTTTACAGAAAAAATCTCGTAAATATTTCTTTTTAATTCTTAAAAAACCAGATTCGGAAGAAACATCACGATATCCGGGACAAACGCCATAACCAAAATCAAAGCGAAGACAGACACAAAGAACGGGACAGACTCCTTTGCATAGTCCTCGATTTTCACATTCATTATGGAACATGTTGCGTACATCGCCATACCTACTGGTGGTGTCATGTTTCCAAAGGTCAAAGTACTCATCATTATTAAACCATAATGTACAGGATCTATCCCGGCTTTTACAATTATAGGTGTTAAGATAGGACCAAATATCAACACTGTGGCGTTTGGATCAAGAAACATTCCAGTCACTGCAAAAAATAGAATAGACAATAGCATAAGCATATTTGGACCGATAGAAAGTTCACTTAATACTTTGTATAGTTCATTACCTATATTATCGTAAGAAACAATATAACCGATGATTGCTGACATTGCTATAATTAACATTACCATCGCATTATCTTTTACAGTTGCAATAATTGTTTCCATCATATTTTTATAGTTTAGTTCTTTGTATATATATTTACCAACTATATACGCGTAAATTACGGCAAATGCTCCTGCCTCGGATGGTGTGAATAATCCGAAACGTATACCAATAATTAAAATTAAAGGAAATATTAATGCCCAGATACATTCTCTAAAACTTCCTAATATTTCCCTTATTGAAGCAATGGATTCTCGTTCTGGAACATAATCCCTTTTCTTGGCAATAATACCAGCTACTGACATAAAAAGAATGGTCATCAAAAACCCAGGGACTATGCCTCCTATAAATAACTTTCCTATCGAAACATTGCATACAAAACCAAAGACTATAAGGCCAAGGCTCGGAGGTATCGTTGCTGTAATCAAACCAGGCATAGCTATTACTGCAGCAGCATAACCAGAGGAATAATTTCTTTCAAGCATCGTAGGACCAAGCATTCTAGCTTCCATTGCTGCATCTGCGACAGCCGAACCGGATATACCTCCCATTAAAAAGCTAAGAACACAACTTACATGTGCTAATCCACCTGCGAGATGACCAGTTATTAAAGTAGCGAATCGCATAAGACGTTGTGTAATACCTGAGGAGTTCATCAAATTACCAGCAAGTATAAAGAAAGGCACAGCGAGCAACGGAAAAGACTGAGAGGTTCCGGCGATCTTCTGGACAATAATGCTGATTGGCAACTGTTGATCGATTAAAAAGTATACCGTCCCTGATATACCGATTACAAAAGCAACAGGCATTCCAAATACCATAAGTATTATAAAAGTACCCACTACATAAATCAATTTATATCTCCTAAAACAATATTATTCATGAAATTAGTTATTAACGTCTTACAGTCATAGACTTCAACTCTAAAAAGCTTTTATAAATTTCGACAGCCGAAGTAACTAACATTGACGTTGCTCCGATAGGCACACTTATGGTGCATACAGAGTAACTAATTCTAAATGATTGAAAAGTTCGTCCAATATTCTCGTAACTTAGCTGAAAGCCATAAAAAATTAATATGCACAAGAAAAAGGAAATTATAATATTGTTAATTATCCGTACAATAATCTGTTTATCCTCTGGAAATTTTTCAACAATTAAATCAATACCAATGTGGCCTTTATACCTGTAAACAATATCTGCTCCCAGGAAAATTAACCACGCAAAAAGCAGTTGAGCTATTTCGACAGACCAAATAATTGGTCTGTCAAAAAAACGCGTAATTGATGAAATAAATACCAAGATTACAATCGCAACAAGAAAATACCCGGCTATTTTTTCTTCAATCCTTATAGCTGTTCTATATAATCGCTTCATAATTCTTTGATCAGGCAATTAGTTGCTTTCTATTTCCTTTCTTATTTCGTCATATAGTTCTTTGTATCCCAATTTGTCATAGACTTTTCTGGTTGCTTCTCGGAAAAGATCTACATCAGGTTCTATTATTGTCATACCATTTTCCTGCAAAACCTGTTCGTAATACTTTCGTTTTTCAACCATATCTCGTACCTGCATATCTCCAACTCTAGCAGCTTCCTCTCTTAACAATATCTGTAAGTCTTCAGGTAATTTATAGAACCATTTACTACCGACCGCGATACCATTAAGCAGATGAAAATGCCCGGTTTTACTGACATATTTGGCTACTTCATAGAGTCGTGAGCCATCTATTGCTGAAAACTGAGCTTCCAAACCATCGACAACTTTCTGCTGAATTGCCTGATATGCTTCTGACCATGGCATTGCTGTTCCTACACCACCCATCGCATTTATTGATTCTATATAGATTGGGGCTCCCATCGTACGAATTCGGAGTCCATTTAAATCATCTGGCGTTCGTACAGGTTGGTTTGTGACAAAATGTCTCTGTCCTGAAAACCAGTTAGTTGACAACTCAACAATACCATGCTTTTCATCTAATTCTTTTACCCATCTCTTGTAAGCAGAAGTTTCCATAATTTTATTAACCTGGAAAATATCATCTAACAAGAAAGGACCTGCCATTATTCCCATTTCAGGTACGATTGTAGAAAATCGACCCGGATCACTTAGAAATCCGATATCGGCACCAACCTTAGCCTGCTCCTGGGTATCTTCGGTGGAACCCAATTGGCTGGAATGAAAAACAGATACTTTCAGTCTCCCATTTGACTTTTTTTCCAATTCATCCGCAAGAATTTGCATATGAACAGTAACCGGGTCATCAGCAGTTACGGCAGTTGTTAGTCGTAATGTATATACTTCTTCTTTGGCTCCAGTTCCATCTTGCGCACCTCCACCAAATGCCAATGTAGCCATCAAAGAACACAACATAAGGACTACGATCTTTTTCATGATACTTCCCCTTTGCAAAATAATATTTTCAAAAAAGTAAAATTATATATATAATTTTACTTAGAAGAAACATTTTAACCAGTATTTATAGGTCATTTATTGTGTACAATCCTTTCTTTTAACGAAAAAATATCGTTAAATATATATAAAGTAAGTATTTGCAATGTATATGACATAATTACTCTATCAATGTCTTTGATACTTTCATTTTTATGATAGTTCAACTTTTACTATCTGTCAAACTGAAATTTTAAAAAATATGCACATATCATATAATTCAGCCTCTATGATGAAATAACTAAACTGGTTTTATCTAAATTACATAAGTACGGTAGAAAAGGGACTAAAGAGAGATTTCATATATTATTCATTATTATACGTGATGAAACTTAGAGAAAGAAGCTGCCATTTTTAAATTAAAGCTTTACGCAATATATAAATATTTTACTATTCTGACATGATAAATAGAAACCCAGCAATTGATAATTGCTATAAGTGTATTTGCAGGTCCAAAGCGGACACTTTTTCCGATCTTCCGGAATTGCCTTATAAGGAAATCTTCGATCAAAAACGAGCTACTGCCTATAATGATGGTAACAACACTACTGGAGTACTTCATGCCAAGAGCGAGGATAAAATTGAAACTGTTACGAAAATTACTTTCTCTCACGTAGGGGAATAACCTAAGTCTCAGGGAAACCAAACAGCTTTCAGGAATCCCAAGAACGACCATCAATGATTTTCTTGTACGGTTCCGGCGGTGCGGAATCTCTTATGATGTGAGCCTGAATCTCAACGTTATGAAGCGGATTTAACTCCTGTGGAAAAAACAGGAGGAAAGTGAACAGTACACCACATTGGTATCAATCTTTACTAAGTACGGCCGCCGCTTCTAAAGCGCGGTCAGTACACTACTCATTCAGCACATATGCCGCCGAAACACCAGTTTGTCCATTCCTTGTCCGCTGAACGGTTTCAAACCTGGGCCCGCTCGATAGGAAAAGAAACCTGCCTAGTGGTTTCTCATCTGTTAAACTGTAAGCCCCATAAAAATCAGGCCTACGAATCCTGCCTCAGGGCTCTCTCCCTGGCTAAAAAGCATAGAAACGAAGATTTGAACCTGGACTGCCGCAGGGCTTCAATTACGACCGGATCAGCTTCAAAGAAGTAAAACTGTATCTGAAGGACCTGATAGACAGCAAGAACGATTCTACGGGGAATGAGCAGATTCTCCCCTTTGCCACCCATAAAAACCTCAGGGTCAAAGCCGTTTACAAATAACAGGAGCAATCAGTGAACAACCACGTTACAATCAATAAATTAAGCCAGATGCGCCTTCATGGCATGGTTACGACCTATAGGACGCTCATGGAGACCGGAAAAAATATGAACTTGACCACTGACGAGGTAGTCAGCTATCCGGTGAACGCGGAATGGTATAAGAAACACAACCAACGACTGGACCGTTTACTCCGTGCCGCGCGATTCCGTTACCATACCGGCCTTGGAGAAATCGACTACTCCCTGGATGGGACTGTTGATAAAAACCAGATTCTACGGCTCTCAGACTGCTCCTGTATCGATAAGGGACAGGACATTCTTATAAGCGGTCCCACGGAGTTCCCGGTATATTAAAGTACTACTAACCGGGTTCAGCGAGTATCTTCTTCAGACCGATGGATAGGAAGCCTATGAGACATTTCTCACCAGTAACGATGGTATTATTGATGTTGGTTGTATGGCGCATGCCCTCCTGAAGTTCCGCGAAGCTTCCAAGGCAACCAAGAAATCAGCAAGTGCGCAGGAAGCCATGAACAGGATCAGACAGCGCTACGTGCGAGAAAGAGGCTTTACGCAGTAAGGATTCGCTGTCTGAGCAGTTCGCAGTTTGTCGTAGAGCGAAAGAGCAAGGCAGAACCGGTCATAGGCAGTTCAAAGAGTGGCTTGAGAAGCGCAGTCTGCAGGTGCCACTGTCTCTGCTTCGGGGAATTCGATTCAGTATACTCTGAATGAATGGCCTGAACTTGTTCAATACCTCGATTCACCGTATCTATCCCCGGACAATAACAGTGCAGAACTGGCTATCAGGACTTTTGTCGTCGGCAGGAAGAACTGGCTCTTCTCGGAAAAATCCAAAGGGGTTGAGAGTTCCTGCGCTATGCATTCACTACTTGAGACAGCACAACAAAACAACGCTAATCCCAATGTTTATGTGCGAGCAATCTTTGAAATGGCCTAATCTGCACGGACTGAGGAAGATTGGAAGACGCTCCTCCTCTGGAACATCAATCGTTGAATTTTTCCATAGCTTGCAGTTTATTTGAAGCTTACCAATAATCACAATAAATCCTCACAAAAATTAACATATCTGTTACCGACTCCTCAGTAAGCGAATAGTAAGTATGTAACGGAGGACAAGATGGCGTTAAACAAATTTCTAAATACAACACTTCTTACATACAACCAGGCGGCAGCACTTCTAAACATCTCACCAGGTACCCTTCGACGGTGGGTCATGCAAAAAAAGATTCCGTACATCAAGTTATTAAATCGCTCTGTTCGCTTTGAAGCAAAGGAGCTTGAGAGGTGGGTCAAACAACAGACAAGAACTCAGGAGGTTCAAAATGATAACTGATCTTATACCGTATTTTAAGTGGATCATGGAAACACTTGATAAACTTAAGTTTGGAGAAATTACCCTCTCCATAATTGTTCATGAGGGTAAGATTAGACGATTTAAACAGTCGGTAGAAGAAAGCCATCTCCCGGAGAACAAATCATGAATAATCAACTTAAACGAACCACGTTCTCTATGAACCGGGTGTCGGAATATTTCTCTGAGAAAAAACTTAATATGCAGATCGGTCATAACCGATCTGCATGGAAGTTAGCTATTCTCAAAGAACTAATAGATAATGCCTTGGATGAGTGCAAGAAGCAAAGGATCCAACCACGAATTAATATTCTTATCAAGGAATCTTACTTCGAGGGCAGTGATAATGGGACTGGTATTCCTGTATCGACTATAACTAAGTCTTTGGATTATAGTATCAGCGTATCCGATAAGCAATTCTATATCTCTCCTAGCAGAGGCCAGTTAGGTAATGCCATGAAAACAATCTGAGCTGCGCCATTAGTCGATTCCGACAAAGCTATTTTCGTAATTGAGGTACAGGGAATTTTTCACCGTTTTGAGGTGTCCTTTGATAAATTAAAACAAGAGCCTATCATTCAACATTGTAAAGAAACAATGTTTATTGTTAAACCAGGAACAAGATTTAGGATCTATTGGAGGGATTCAGCTTGCCTACTCAATAAACATACTAATTCACTTTCTTACAATATAACGCTTATGATCTCGTCTTTGCCAATTCTTTAATGAAGTAATCCAGCAGATATTTGGGACTTAGCGGTGTGGAACATTGCAAAAGGAGTTCTGGACGTAGATTCTGACATAGGGTGAGGAGCTGTCTGATAGGAACTGTCTGATATTTCCAAAACAGAGATCAACAGAAAAACACAAAAA encodes:
- a CDS encoding XRE family transcriptional regulator; this encodes MLTTTVEEKELRIGKRIRKLRKQLKYTLKDVAKNSGFSVSLISKIENDKIFPSAGTLFKIAKALNTNIQSILEEESPTNVVLTNKDKAEKSFIRTEKGFDIFPYATEHKENKIQAFLYNANKKNVRTHNDSHDGQEFIYLIEGILCVRIKDKKYILNPGDSIYFDSSDSHECFPISEDAKYLGFFA
- a CDS encoding TRAP transporter large permease, translated to MIYVVGTFIILMVFGMPVAFVIGISGTVYFLIDQQLPISIIVQKIAGTSQSFPLLAVPFFILAGNLMNSSGITQRLMRFATLITGHLAGGLAHVSCVLSFLMGGISGSAVADAAMEARMLGPTMLERNYSSGYAAAVIAMPGLITATIPPSLGLIVFGFVCNVSIGKLFIGGIVPGFLMTILFMSVAGIIAKKRDYVPERESIASIREILGSFRECIWALIFPLILIIGIRFGLFTPSEAGAFAVIYAYIVGKYIYKELNYKNMMETIIATVKDNAMVMLIIAMSAIIGYIVSYDNIGNELYKVLSELSIGPNMLMLLSILFFAVTGMFLDPNATVLIFGPILTPIIVKAGIDPVHYGLIMMSTLTFGNMTPPVGMAMYATCSIMNVKIEDYAKESVPFFVSVFALILVMAFVPDIVMFLPNLVF
- a CDS encoding iron-containing alcohol dehydrogenase, giving the protein MNNFEFLNPTKIIFGKDVEEHVGKEVKKHSSSCLLHYGGGSIKKNGLYDRIVHSLKSEKIRFIELGGVQPNPRLSLVREGIKICRENDLNFVLAVGGGSVIDSAKAIAVGVPYSGDVWNFYSGEATPEKKLGVGSVLTIPAAGSEASHSSVITNEEGMLKRPLNMEMNRPSFTFMNPELTFTLSKYQTACGIADILSHVMERYFTNIKNVDFTDRLCEATMKTVINNAYIVSKNPKDYNARAEIMWASTIAHNNLLSTGRIGDFGSHFIEHELSSINDVAHGAGLAIIFPAWAKYVQEKLSEKFLQFAVRVWNIDQNFENPKETIMEGINRLESFFTFLGLPTKLKHIGIGEDNFNEIAVKTLYGRNGSVGNVVSLGKDDIINILKLAE
- a CDS encoding TRAP transporter small permease, translating into MKRLYRTAIRIEEKIAGYFLVAIVILVFISSITRFFDRPIIWSVEIAQLLFAWLIFLGADIVYRYKGHIGIDLIVEKFPEDKQIIVRIINNIIISFFLCILIFYGFQLSYENIGRTFQSFRISYSVCTISVPIGATSMLVTSAVEIYKSFLELKSMTVRR
- a CDS encoding C4-dicarboxylate TRAP transporter substrate-binding protein, whose product is MKKIVVLMLCSLMATLAFGGGAQDGTGAKEEVYTLRLTTAVTADDPVTVHMQILADELEKKSNGRLKVSVFHSSQLGSTEDTQEQAKVGADIGFLSDPGRFSTIVPEMGIMAGPFLLDDIFQVNKIMETSAYKRWVKELDEKHGIVELSTNWFSGQRHFVTNQPVRTPDDLNGLRIRTMGAPIYIESINAMGGVGTAMPWSEAYQAIQQKVVDGLEAQFSAIDGSRLYEVAKYVSKTGHFHLLNGIAVGSKWFYKLPEDLQILLREEAARVGDMQVRDMVEKRKYYEQVLQENGMTIIEPDVDLFREATRKVYDKLGYKELYDEIRKEIESN
- a CDS encoding ATP-binding protein, giving the protein MRLHGMVTTYRTLMETGKNMNLTTDEVVSYPVNAEWYKKHNQRLDRLLRAARFRYHTGLGEIDYSLDGTVDKNQILRLSDCSCIDKGQDILISGPTEFPVY
- a CDS encoding helix-turn-helix domain-containing protein, whose product is MALNKFLNTTLLTYNQAAALLNISPGTLRRWVMQKKIPYIKLLNRSVRFEAKELERWVKQQTRTQEVQNDN